The proteins below come from a single Athene noctua chromosome 6, bAthNoc1.hap1.1, whole genome shotgun sequence genomic window:
- the PPP2R5C gene encoding serine/threonine-protein phosphatase 2A 56 kDa regulatory subunit gamma isoform isoform X2, which yields MLTCNRAGSRMVVDAANSNGPFQPVALLHIRDVPPADQEKLFIQKLRQCCVLFDFVSDPLSDLKWKEVKRAALSEMVEYITHNRNVITEPIYPEVVHMFAVNMFRTLPPSSNPTGAEFDPEEDEPTLEAAWPHLQLVYEFFLRFLESPDFQPNIAKKYIDQKFVLQLLELFDSEDPRERDFLKTTLHRIYGKFLGLRAYIRKQINNIFYRFIYETEHHNGIAELLEILGSIINGFALPLKEEHKIFLLKVLLPLHKVKSLSVYHPQLAYCVVQFLEKDSTLTEPVVMALLKYWPKTHSPKEVMFLNELEEILDVIEPSEFVKVMEPLFRQLAKCVSSPHFQVAERALYYWNNEYIMSLISDNAAKILPIMFPSLYRNSKTHWNKTIHGLIYNALKLFMEMNQKLFDDCTQQFKAEKLKEKLKLKEREEAWVKIENLAKSNPQYPTYSDTSLLNSPVAMETDGPLIEDLQMLKKTVKEEACQAQKDQKKDRPLVRRKSELPQDIYTMKALESHCRADELISHDGH from the exons aTGTTCCTCCTGCTGATCAAGAAAAGCTTTTTATCCAGAAGTTACGACAATGTTGTGTACTTTTTGACTTTGTTTCTGATCCACTAAGTGACCTAAAGTGGAAGGAAGTTAAACGAGCAGCTTTAAGTGAAATGGTAGAATATATCACACACAATCGCAATGTGATTACAGAACCTATTTACCCTGAAGTAGTACATATG TTTGCAGTTAATATGTTTCGAACATTACCACCATCTTCCAATCCAACGGGAGCGGAATTTGATCCAGAGGAAGATGAACCAACCTTAGAAGCTGCGTGGCCTCATCTACAG cttgtttATGAATTTTTCTTAAGGTTTTTAGAATCTCCAGATTTTCAACCTAATATAGCTAAGAAATATATTGATCAGAAGTTTGTATTACAG cTTTTAGAGCTCTTTGACAGTGAAGATCCTCGTGAAAGAGATTTTCTTAAAACAACTCTTCACAGAATATATGGGAAATTCTTAGGCTTAAGAGCTTACATCCGGAAAcaaattaataatatattttatag GTTTATTTATGAAACAGAACATCACAATGGCATAGCAGAATTACTGGAAATACTGGGAAG CATAATTAATGGATTTGCCTTACCCTTAAAAGAAGAGCACAAAATATTCCTATTGAAGGTTTTGTTACCATTGCACAAAGTGAAATCACTCAGTGTCTACCATCCACAG cTGGCATACTGTGTAGTTCAATTTTTAGAAAAGGACAGCACGCTTACAGAACCA GTTGTAATGGCACTGCTGAAATACTGGCCAAAGACTCACAGTCCAAAAGAAGTCATGTTTTTAAATGAACTAGAAGAAATTTTAGATGTTATTGAACCATCTGAATTTGTGAAAGTTATGGAGCCTCTTTTCAGACAGCTAGCCAAATGTGTGTCCAGTCCACACTTTCAG GTTGCGGAGCGAGCATTATACTACTGGAATAATGAATATATTATGAGTTTAATTAGTGATAATGCCGCAAAGATTTTACCCATCATGTTTCCATCCTTGTACCGGAATTCAAAGACGCATTGGAACAA GACAATACATGGCTTGATATACAATGCTCTGAAACTCTTCATGGAGATGAACCAAAAACTGTTCGATGACTGCACACAgcaatttaaagcagaaaaactgAA agagaagCTAAAAttgaaggaaagggaagaagcaTGGGTTAAAATAGAAAATCTAGCCAAATCAAATCCCCAG TACCCAACATATAGTGACACAAGTTTGCTGAACAGTCCTGTTGCAATGGAAACAGATGGGCCTTTAATTGAAGATTTGCAGATGCTgaaaaagacagtgaaagaaGAGGCTTGTCAG gcaCAGAAAGATCAGAAAAAAGATCGTCCTCTTGTGCGACGCAAGTCAGAACTGCCTCAGGATATCTATACCATGAAAGCCTTGGAATCACATTGCAGAGCTGATGAATTAATATCACATGATGGGCATTAA
- the PPP2R5C gene encoding serine/threonine-protein phosphatase 2A 56 kDa regulatory subunit gamma isoform isoform X3: MLTCNRAGSRMVVDAANSNGPFQPVALLHIRDVPPADQEKLFIQKLRQCCVLFDFVSDPLSDLKWKEVKRAALSEMVEYITHNRNVITEPIYPEVVHMFAVNMFRTLPPSSNPTGAEFDPEEDEPTLEAAWPHLQLVYEFFLRFLESPDFQPNIAKKYIDQKFVLQLLELFDSEDPRERDFLKTTLHRIYGKFLGLRAYIRKQINNIFYRFIYETEHHNGIAELLEILGSIINGFALPLKEEHKIFLLKVLLPLHKVKSLSVYHPQLAYCVVQFLEKDSTLTEPVVMALLKYWPKTHSPKEVMFLNELEEILDVIEPSEFVKVMEPLFRQLAKCVSSPHFQVAERALYYWNNEYIMSLISDNAAKILPIMFPSLYRNSKTHWNKTIHGLIYNALKLFMEMNQKLFDDCTQQFKAEKLKEKLKLKEREEAWVKIENLAKSNPQAQKDQKKDRPLVRRKSELPQDIYTMKALESHCRADELISHDGH, encoded by the exons aTGTTCCTCCTGCTGATCAAGAAAAGCTTTTTATCCAGAAGTTACGACAATGTTGTGTACTTTTTGACTTTGTTTCTGATCCACTAAGTGACCTAAAGTGGAAGGAAGTTAAACGAGCAGCTTTAAGTGAAATGGTAGAATATATCACACACAATCGCAATGTGATTACAGAACCTATTTACCCTGAAGTAGTACATATG TTTGCAGTTAATATGTTTCGAACATTACCACCATCTTCCAATCCAACGGGAGCGGAATTTGATCCAGAGGAAGATGAACCAACCTTAGAAGCTGCGTGGCCTCATCTACAG cttgtttATGAATTTTTCTTAAGGTTTTTAGAATCTCCAGATTTTCAACCTAATATAGCTAAGAAATATATTGATCAGAAGTTTGTATTACAG cTTTTAGAGCTCTTTGACAGTGAAGATCCTCGTGAAAGAGATTTTCTTAAAACAACTCTTCACAGAATATATGGGAAATTCTTAGGCTTAAGAGCTTACATCCGGAAAcaaattaataatatattttatag GTTTATTTATGAAACAGAACATCACAATGGCATAGCAGAATTACTGGAAATACTGGGAAG CATAATTAATGGATTTGCCTTACCCTTAAAAGAAGAGCACAAAATATTCCTATTGAAGGTTTTGTTACCATTGCACAAAGTGAAATCACTCAGTGTCTACCATCCACAG cTGGCATACTGTGTAGTTCAATTTTTAGAAAAGGACAGCACGCTTACAGAACCA GTTGTAATGGCACTGCTGAAATACTGGCCAAAGACTCACAGTCCAAAAGAAGTCATGTTTTTAAATGAACTAGAAGAAATTTTAGATGTTATTGAACCATCTGAATTTGTGAAAGTTATGGAGCCTCTTTTCAGACAGCTAGCCAAATGTGTGTCCAGTCCACACTTTCAG GTTGCGGAGCGAGCATTATACTACTGGAATAATGAATATATTATGAGTTTAATTAGTGATAATGCCGCAAAGATTTTACCCATCATGTTTCCATCCTTGTACCGGAATTCAAAGACGCATTGGAACAA GACAATACATGGCTTGATATACAATGCTCTGAAACTCTTCATGGAGATGAACCAAAAACTGTTCGATGACTGCACACAgcaatttaaagcagaaaaactgAA agagaagCTAAAAttgaaggaaagggaagaagcaTGGGTTAAAATAGAAAATCTAGCCAAATCAAATCCCCAG gcaCAGAAAGATCAGAAAAAAGATCGTCCTCTTGTGCGACGCAAGTCAGAACTGCCTCAGGATATCTATACCATGAAAGCCTTGGAATCACATTGCAGAGCTGATGAATTAATATCACATGATGGGCATTAA